ATAGCGGCCTTCAGTTCATCATCCAGCATGTCGCTTTTGCTGATAGCGATCAGGAACTGTTTGTCCAGCATTTCCGGGTTGTATTGTTCCAGCTCATTTACCAGCACATTATATTCTTTGCGATGGTCCGCACTGTCCGCCGGGATCACAAAAAGCAGCACGGCATTTCTTTCAATATGCCGCAGGAAGCGGTGTCCCAGGCCTTTTCCTTCATGTGCGCCTTCAATGATGCCGGGGAGGTCTGCCATGCAGAAGGATTTGTCTTCCCGGTAAGCCACCATGCCCAGTTGCGGGGTAAGGGTGGTGAACGCATAGTTGGCGATCTTCGGCCTGGCCGCAGTGATCGCTGAAAGGAGGGTGGATTTCCCGGCATTGGGGAATCCTACCAGTCCCACATCCGCCAGCACTTTCAGTTCCAGCAGCTTCCATCCTTCGCGGCCGGGCTCTCCGGGCTGGGCGTATTCAGGAGCCTGGTTGGTGGCGCTTTTGAAGTACGCATTGCCGCGCCCCCCCTGCCCGCCTGGCATGAAGATCACTTCCTGCCCTTCTTCCATGATCTCCGCTTCCACTTCGCCGGTTTCCTCATCCCGTACGATGGTGCCCAGCGGCACTTCAATGATGATATCCTTGCCATTGGCGCCCGTGCAGTTGTCCCCACTGCCGTTCTCGCCGTTCTCCGCGATCACATTCTTGTACCAGCGCAGGTGCAGCAAGGTCCATAACTGGCCATTGCCTTTAAGGATAAGGTGCCCGCCGCGGCCGCCGTCGCCGCCATCAGGGCCTGCCATCGCCTTGAACTTGGTGCGCATGAAATGCCTGCTGCCCGCGCCGCCATGGCCGGATTTACAAAATACCCTGATATAGTCTACAAAATTCTCCATAATTCAATCTCCCGTTTGCGGGCAGGACTCGCGTATGTTGTCAGCAAAAATAGCCCTAAATGTATTTACTGTAAAAAGCAAAACGCAAAGATCGTAAAGTTTCGCTTTACATGATCTTTGCGTTTTGAAAGCATGCAGAAGGCTGCCCTCTTTTATGCCGTTATCCGGTGGGAGGAAGCTTCGGGTATCCGCCGCTCCGGCTCCTTCAGATATTGTTTAAAAATGTTTGCCGGCCTGAACTTTTCCCTTGCGGGGCAAAGCTCCCGGGGCCTGGCTATACTCTTTCCCTTTCACCTACCAGCAGGTCTATTTCCTTGCACAGCAGCTCAAAGGTCGCTTCAATCGTTCCATCGCCCTTAACTTTCCTCAGCTTGCCGAATTTGGCATAATGGTCCGCTACCGGGGCGGTTTTGTTATGATATTCCACGATGCGGTTCTTTACCACGCCTTCGTTGGCATCATCGCTGCGGCCGGAGGTCTGCCCGCGTTCCAGCAGGCGGCGCACCAGTTCGTCTTCCGGCACTTCCAGGCTCAGCACCATGGAAATGGCTGTTTTTTTGAGCGAAAGGAGCTTGTCCAGCGCATCAGCCTGTGCCGTAGTACGGGGGAACCCGTCGAATATAAAGCCCCTGGCATCGGGGTTGGCGTCCAGTTTTGAGCTGATCATCCCGATCACCACTTCATCCGGCACCAGGTTGCCCTGGTCCATGAACTTTTTTGCTTCCATCCCAAGCGGCGTTTTGTCCGCGATCTCTGAACGCAGCAGATCTCCGGTTGACAGGTGGAGAAGTCCGTATTTCTCAATGATGTTGGCACTCTGAGTTCCTTTTCCGCTTCCGGGAGGGCCAAATAAAATAAGATTGACCATGTTCTTCGATAATGTGTTCAATACGTAAGCCGGGGCTCACATGTAAGGTAAACAAGTTACAGTTCTTCTGTAACTTTTGTAAGCTGCAAATATAACAAACAATTGAATGTATTGGTAATTAAATTCAAATTGCTTGAATAACATGAAATAATAATGGAAAATAGTAAATAGATTTTAATAAATAAAGCAAAATGATAGACGAATTAAAAAAACATTCTTCCACTATACGGTAAACATCTCCCAGACGGTCTTTAATATGAAATCTGGCCGTAATGTATTAACCGCCAGTCACTTTTATCGCTGCTACAGCTGTTTTAGCAGCACAAATTTTGTATGTTTATATCATGATGAAGCAAATTTTGGTATTAGGACTCACGGGGCTGCTACTCTCCGCAAACGGGAACCCGGGCCCGGCATCATACATCCAGCCATTACAGCAGGAAAAGCCGGCTCCAACGCCGGCAGAGCGATGGGTAGACAGTGTATTCAATTCCCTCAGCCATGAGGAACGGATCGCACAGCTGATCATGATCCGCATGCACTCTAATCTGGGTGCGGACCATATAGCCTCCGTCATGGCGGATATCCGCAATAACAAGATAGGAGGGCTGGTGACCTTCCAGGGCGGCCCGGTGAGGCAGGCGCATCTGGTGAACAGGTATCAGGCCATGAGCAAAGTACCGCTGCTGGTGGCGGTGGACGGTGAATGGGGCCTGGGCATGCGCTTTGTGGACAGCGTGATCTCCTTCCCAAGGAACCTTATGCTGGGCGCGGTGCAGGACAGCACCCTGATCTACGAAGTGGGGAAGGCCATCGGCGAACAGTGTAAACGCATGGGCATCCAGTACAACTTTGCGCCTGTGCTCGATGTCAACAACAATCCCGAGAACCCGGTGATCAACGACCGTTCCTTCGGGGAAGACAAATACCAGGTGGCCCGCCACGGTGTGGCCATGATCAAAGGCATGCAGGACGCGGGAATTATGGCCTGCGCCAAGCATTTTCCAGGGCATGGGGACACGGACGTTGATTCCCACTATGATCTGCCTTCCATCAACAAATCTCTCGCAGAACTGGACTCACTCGAGTTATACCCTTTCCGCAGAGCCATAGAGGCCGGTGTGGGATCGATCATGATCGCGCACCTGTATATCCCCGCTATCGATAAAAAAGCCAACACGCCCACATCCATCTCTTATAAAGCTGTGACCAACCTGCTGCAGAAAGACCTGGGTTTTGACGGCCTGATCGTGACGGATGCGCTGGAGATGAAAGGGATTTCCAAGTACTACAGCAAAGGGCAGGAATCGCTCCAGTCCCTGCTGGCCGGGAACGACCTGATGGAACTGCCTTCCACGGCCAAGGGCAGCATCACCGCCATTGCGCAGGCCATCAGAAAAGGCGCCATCAGCAGGAATGAAGTCTACCGCCGCGTTAAAAAAGTGTTGCGGGCGAAATATGAACTGGGCCTGCACGATCTTAAGCCGATAGATCCCGCTAATATCACGAACGACCTGAATGCAGCCGTGCTGCCGTTACGGGAACGCATATCCCGAAACGCGATCACGCTGCTGCGGAACGATAACCACCTGTTGCCCTTCAAAGCGGTTGACGCCACCCAGAAGATCGCCGTGCTTTCAGTGGGGGTAGACGGCAATAACACTTTCCTGGATGCGGTGAAGGAATACCGGCCCGAGGTGGATTCCTACGTGTTTTCCTCCCGTCAGTCCGCCACGCAGATCCCGGCCATGGTAAAGCGTTTGAAAGACAACTATGAAGCAGTGATCATCGCTGTTCAGAATTATAGCCGCAGACCCGCAAATGATTACGGGCTTAACCGCGCCTCGCGTCAGCTCATCAATCAGCTGCAGGAGGAAATGCCGGCAGTGACGATCGCGTTCGGGAACCCTTATGCGATCCGCTATTTCTGCGATGCCACCACCATTATTGCCGCATACGAGGATGACAGCATTACACATAAGGCTACGGCCCGGGTGCTGTTCGGCCAGGCTGAGCCAAAAGGCAGGCTGCCGGTAACGGTTTGCGACAACTATCATTTCGGGGCGGGTATCACCGCCATCATCCCGCCACCGCCGCCGCCGGCATTACTGCCATCCGCCACGCCGGAATCCGTGGGGCTGGACGGCCGGATACTGGAACGTATCGACTCGCTTGCCTATGATATGATCGATAAAGGCGCCGCTCCGGGTTGCCAGATCCTGGCACTGAAAGACGGCAAGATGATCTACAATAAAAATTTCGGGCATTATGATTACAGCCAGCGGGAAGCCGTCACCGAAAACTCGGTATATGACCTGGCATCCGTGACCAAGATATGCGCCACCACTTTGTCGGTCATGCGCCTTTATGATGAGGGGAAGCTGGACCTGGACAGTACCCTGGGCAAGTATCTGGTATGGGTAAGGGGGAGTGACAAGGAAAAGCTGCGCATCCGGGACATCCTGCTGCATCAGGCGGGATTGGTCTCCTATATCCCGTTCTACCGGGAAACGCTGTATCCCAATGGCTGGCCTGATACCATGGTCTACAAGCCTGTTCTGGATTCCACCTATTCCGTCAGGGTAGCGGAAAGCCTGTATATGGCCCCTGCCTTTATCGATACGATCAAACGCCGTATCCTGGACAGCCGGATAAAACCATCCGGCAGGGCCTATGTGTACAGCGATAACGATTTTATTTTTCTCGGCAAGGTGGTGGAGGCAGTTTCCGGCATGCGGCTGGACCGGTATGTGCGGGAAACATTTTATGAGCCGCTTGGGTTGCTGACCACCGGTTTCGGGCCGCGCAGCCGTTTGCCGCTGAAGCAGCTGGTGCCTACAGAGTTCGAAAATTATTTCCGGGTGCAATGGATCCGCGGGGATGTACATGACCCGGGGGCCGCCATGTTCGGCGGTATTGCCGGTCATGCCGGGCTTTTCTCCAACGCTACTGATATTGCGGTGCTGATGCAAATGATGCTGAATGGCGGAAGCTTCGGTGGGCAGGAATACATCAAGCCCGAAACCATCCGGCTGTTCTCTGCCTATGGCAGCACCATCAGCCGCCGCGGCCTGGGTTTCGACAAGCCGGAGAAGGATAACCTCACCCGCAGGCCCAACCAGGCATATCCCTGTAAAAGCGCATCGCCGCTTACTTTCGGTCATACGGGTTTTACCGGGACCTGTGTATGGGCCGACCCTCAGTACAACCTGGTATTCGTATATCTGAGCAATCGCGTATGCCCTAACGGTGGCGCAAACACGAAAATATCGCAGCTGAACGTGCGGGGAAATATGATGGAAGTGCTGTATGATGCGATGGTGGACAAAAGCGCCATGAGCAACGGCCTGCTGTCCGGGAATTTCTGATGACCGAAAAGGAAATGCAAAAGGCTGTACCAAAAGTATGCTGGCCGGATCTTATCCGGTTGCCTGACGGCGGGATCATCGTTTGCACGATTCGCAAGCCGTCAAGATTACTTTTAGTACAGCCCCTCCTTTTTTGGGAATATTAATTACTCTACTGAAGCTCTCCGGCGGATCACCGTTTGCGTTCTGATGTCAACGGCTTTTTCCAGCTTGCTTTTACCATTGCGCACCTCGAATGTATAAGATCCATCGTCCAGCTTGTCCATATTATACCGGGCAACAATCCTGGATGAAGCAGCGTCCAGCACTTCCCTGTGCAGGGTGTTATTATTCGCATCACGGATGAAAAGTGTCAGTTTCTCCCCTGCCGGGTTGTCGATCTGAACAAGGAAACGGAGGTCTCCGGTGTTTTCCTGCTGGATATCCAGCTTATATTTTTTGATCATGTCATTCGTCTCTACCGGGGCAACTTTTGTCTTGCTGTTTTTGCTGCCGGCGAAGGCAAATGTTTCCTGCTGTGCGGAAGCCTGCATGGAGAGGCCAAGTACGAGCACTGTAGCCGTAAAGAATCGTTTTGGTGAGAAAACAATACTGTGTTTCATAGTCTTGTTAAAATTTAAATAGTTAACTCTGTGGGTCTTTGTAAGTAATTTTTTACAGCACAAAGTTCTGAGGCTATCATTAACGCAACATTAAGGGGGCATTAAGTAAATATGAGCAGATGATTGCCTTAATGTTATGGCCGGGCTGATGTGTCTTAGTGGAATCTCCTTAAGCTAATACTATTTTTTGAGGTTAATGTTTTGTTAACCGGAAGACGAAAGTACGACTTCTATCCTTTCAACGATCAAACCGGCATAGAAATTTTTCAAAAAGAAATGTGTATTTATGACGCAAACGCTGTCCCGGTCCATATGGACCGGGATCAGTGTTGCAGCGGGATTTAGTACAATGGATTCTGTATCATTTTGTTATTCCTGCGGATCTCTTCCGCGAGAACAGGCAGGAGGTAGTGTTTTTCCGTGAATTTCCGTTCCTGTACACCGGATGTTAACACTTTGTAAGTGTATGTGAGGGTATTGTCCGGGTTCAGCTTTCCTTCTATATCTATCGCTTTGGCCGGGCCGCTGAATGCGGAGGTGGCGATCAGCCAGCGGCGTGCATCGAAGTAGCGGTGTTCTTCAAACGCCAGTTCATACCTGCGTTCGTAGCGGTACATTTCCATCAGGGCCTGCCCGGTGACGGTTGCGGTGAGCGCAGGCATGCCTGCGCGGGTGCGCACTTCGTTGATCGTTTCCCGGGCTACCGGCTCTTCGCCAAGGGCGAGGGATGCTTCTGCAAAGTTCAGCTTGATCTCTGCATACCGGAAGTACAGCCAGGGCTGATCTCCACGAAAGAATTGCGCGTCCAGGTTGATGTCCATGAACTTGCGGAGGTAATAACCGGTGTAGGTGCCATTCCAGTTTTCAATGGGACTGTTGCGTGTATCCAGACCATTTACCAGCTCAATGGTGCCGTCCGCTCTTTTGCGCTCATAACGGGCGGTCTGTATAACACCTACCGGGTCGTTGGACTGGGCATCACTGGGGCGTTTTTTCCAGGGAGCGCCGTTGTAGAGGATGGTGGCGTAGAAGCGGGGATCGCGGCCTACATACGGCTGGCTGGCCATGACGGGGTCGTTCCAGCTGAAGTTGGTGCCGTCCGCCATCTGGTATCCTTCCACAAAGTTTTCCAGCGGCACATTGCCGCCCCAGTTATGGTATCCGTTCGGCCCATTGTACAGGTCATGGGAAGTGCCGAGTTGCTGGCGATTGAAGTATTTGCAGAAGATCACTTCCGGATTGTCCTTGTCCAGGAACACCCTGGTGTAGTTCTCCACCGGGGATGCAGTGGGTTTGTGCAGGGAAAATACATTGCTGTCGATAATAGCTTTCGCAGCATCCCTGGCCAGCCTCCAGCGCGCCATACGGTCGCCGCCCACATAGCCGAATACAGGTTCTGTGTTTCCCGGCCTGTTGAAGAGATCGCTGGCAGCGTACAGGAGTATGCGTGATTTCAGGGCCATGGCCGCGTAGTTGGTAGCCCTTCCCTTATCATCCCGCTCATGTACGGCCGGCAGCAATGCCATAGCGCTGTCGCATTCCGCAACGATATAGTTCACGCATTCCTCAAAACTGTTTCGGGGGATCAGCATTTCCTCTCCGTCTCCCAGTTCAAAGATCTGCGTCACCAGCGGCACTCCGCCCCAGTATTTCACCAGCATATGATAGAAATAAGCACGC
This genomic stretch from Chitinophaga sp. XS-30 harbors:
- a CDS encoding adenylate kinase; this encodes MVNLILFGPPGSGKGTQSANIIEKYGLLHLSTGDLLRSEIADKTPLGMEAKKFMDQGNLVPDEVVIGMISSKLDANPDARGFIFDGFPRTTAQADALDKLLSLKKTAISMVLSLEVPEDELVRRLLERGQTSGRSDDANEGVVKNRIVEYHNKTAPVADHYAKFGKLRKVKGDGTIEATFELLCKEIDLLVGERERV
- a CDS encoding RagB/SusD family nutrient uptake outer membrane protein; this encodes MKKIINILIITVLALNTACNKDFLEKKPLTEFTEEDVWQDPNLVEAYVNDLYTKMRHGFNEVMLSSITDESRFIHNYGTTTSVTEAQSAEDLGALGGFGQWDVHYKAIRNCNIFFEMVDNAPFKDEAQRTRLKGEVHFLRAYFYHMLVKYWGGVPLVTQIFELGDGEEMLIPRNSFEECVNYIVAECDSAMALLPAVHERDDKGRATNYAAMALKSRILLYAASDLFNRPGNTEPVFGYVGGDRMARWRLARDAAKAIIDSNVFSLHKPTASPVENYTRVFLDKDNPEVIFCKYFNRQQLGTSHDLYNGPNGYHNWGGNVPLENFVEGYQMADGTNFSWNDPVMASQPYVGRDPRFYATILYNGAPWKKRPSDAQSNDPVGVIQTARYERKRADGTIELVNGLDTRNSPIENWNGTYTGYYLRKFMDINLDAQFFRGDQPWLYFRYAEIKLNFAEASLALGEEPVARETINEVRTRAGMPALTATVTGQALMEMYRYERRYELAFEEHRYFDARRWLIATSAFSGPAKAIDIEGKLNPDNTLTYTYKVLTSGVQERKFTEKHYLLPVLAEEIRRNNKMIQNPLY
- the obgE gene encoding GTPase ObgE, coding for MENFVDYIRVFCKSGHGGAGSRHFMRTKFKAMAGPDGGDGGRGGHLILKGNGQLWTLLHLRWYKNVIAENGENGSGDNCTGANGKDIIIEVPLGTIVRDEETGEVEAEIMEEGQEVIFMPGGQGGRGNAYFKSATNQAPEYAQPGEPGREGWKLLELKVLADVGLVGFPNAGKSTLLSAITAARPKIANYAFTTLTPQLGMVAYREDKSFCMADLPGIIEGAHEGKGLGHRFLRHIERNAVLLFVIPADSADHRKEYNVLVNELEQYNPEMLDKQFLIAISKSDMLDDELKAAIAAELPPNIPHVFISAVTQTGLQELKDVLWDALNAEVSPSSI
- a CDS encoding glycoside hydrolase family 3 N-terminal domain-containing protein, whose product is MMKQILVLGLTGLLLSANGNPGPASYIQPLQQEKPAPTPAERWVDSVFNSLSHEERIAQLIMIRMHSNLGADHIASVMADIRNNKIGGLVTFQGGPVRQAHLVNRYQAMSKVPLLVAVDGEWGLGMRFVDSVISFPRNLMLGAVQDSTLIYEVGKAIGEQCKRMGIQYNFAPVLDVNNNPENPVINDRSFGEDKYQVARHGVAMIKGMQDAGIMACAKHFPGHGDTDVDSHYDLPSINKSLAELDSLELYPFRRAIEAGVGSIMIAHLYIPAIDKKANTPTSISYKAVTNLLQKDLGFDGLIVTDALEMKGISKYYSKGQESLQSLLAGNDLMELPSTAKGSITAIAQAIRKGAISRNEVYRRVKKVLRAKYELGLHDLKPIDPANITNDLNAAVLPLRERISRNAITLLRNDNHLLPFKAVDATQKIAVLSVGVDGNNTFLDAVKEYRPEVDSYVFSSRQSATQIPAMVKRLKDNYEAVIIAVQNYSRRPANDYGLNRASRQLINQLQEEMPAVTIAFGNPYAIRYFCDATTIIAAYEDDSITHKATARVLFGQAEPKGRLPVTVCDNYHFGAGITAIIPPPPPPALLPSATPESVGLDGRILERIDSLAYDMIDKGAAPGCQILALKDGKMIYNKNFGHYDYSQREAVTENSVYDLASVTKICATTLSVMRLYDEGKLDLDSTLGKYLVWVRGSDKEKLRIRDILLHQAGLVSYIPFYRETLYPNGWPDTMVYKPVLDSTYSVRVAESLYMAPAFIDTIKRRILDSRIKPSGRAYVYSDNDFIFLGKVVEAVSGMRLDRYVRETFYEPLGLLTTGFGPRSRLPLKQLVPTEFENYFRVQWIRGDVHDPGAAMFGGIAGHAGLFSNATDIAVLMQMMLNGGSFGGQEYIKPETIRLFSAYGSTISRRGLGFDKPEKDNLTRRPNQAYPCKSASPLTFGHTGFTGTCVWADPQYNLVFVYLSNRVCPNGGANTKISQLNVRGNMMEVLYDAMVDKSAMSNGLLSGNF